One part of the Tenacibaculum sp. 190130A14a genome encodes these proteins:
- a CDS encoding 2-oxo acid dehydrogenase subunit E2 has product MATVINMPRLSDTMEEGVVATWLKSVGDKVEEGDILAEIETDKATMEFESFHEGTLLYIGVQEGETAPVDSLLAIIGEEGEDYKALLNGGSSETSTETKEEAPNKEETTSSTSVTAIPEGVQVVTMPRLSDTMVEGTVASWLKNVGDKVEEGDILAEIETDKATMEFESFYEGTLLHVGINEGDSAPVDSLLAVIGPEGTDVAGVIEAAKSGNLGSTSSEEASNDTPKQEEKVAEATPVVETTTSNTGRILASPLAKKIAKDKGINLAEVKGTGENGRIVKKDVENFTPAAKVIAPTAQASATPTPAVTNFAIAGEEGTEEVKNSQMRKAIARSLGNSKFSAPHFYLNIEVDMENAIASRKMINAIPDTKVSFNDMVVKASAMALRKHPQVNTSWTDETTKYHKHINVGVAVAVDEGLVVPVVKHTDALTLTQIGGSVKDLAGKARNKKITPAEMQGSTFTVSNLGMFGIESFTSIINQPNSAILSVGAIVEKPVVKNGQIVVGNTMKLTLACDHRTVDGAVGAQFLQTLKTYLENPVTMLA; this is encoded by the coding sequence ATGGCTACAGTAATTAATATGCCCCGTTTAAGTGACACCATGGAAGAAGGTGTAGTGGCAACTTGGTTAAAAAGTGTTGGTGATAAAGTAGAAGAAGGAGACATTTTAGCTGAAATTGAAACTGATAAAGCTACTATGGAATTTGAATCTTTCCATGAAGGTACTTTATTATATATAGGAGTTCAAGAAGGTGAAACCGCACCAGTTGATAGTTTATTAGCTATTATTGGTGAAGAAGGTGAAGACTACAAAGCATTACTTAATGGTGGTAGTTCTGAAACTTCAACTGAAACTAAAGAAGAAGCTCCAAATAAAGAAGAAACAACTTCAAGTACTAGTGTAACTGCAATACCAGAAGGTGTTCAGGTAGTAACTATGCCACGTTTAAGTGATACTATGGTTGAAGGAACAGTTGCTTCTTGGTTAAAAAATGTAGGAGATAAAGTTGAAGAAGGAGATATTTTAGCAGAAATTGAGACTGACAAAGCTACTATGGAGTTTGAATCATTTTATGAGGGAACTTTATTACATGTTGGAATTAATGAAGGAGATAGTGCTCCTGTTGATAGTTTATTAGCTGTTATTGGTCCTGAAGGAACAGATGTTGCAGGTGTTATTGAAGCTGCAAAATCAGGTAACTTAGGAAGTACTTCATCAGAAGAAGCTAGTAACGACACTCCTAAACAAGAAGAAAAAGTGGCAGAAGCTACTCCTGTAGTAGAAACTACAACTTCAAATACTGGTAGAATTTTAGCTTCACCATTAGCTAAAAAGATTGCCAAAGACAAAGGAATTAACTTGGCAGAAGTTAAAGGGACTGGTGAAAATGGACGTATTGTTAAAAAAGACGTAGAAAACTTCACTCCAGCTGCTAAAGTAATAGCTCCAACTGCTCAAGCAAGCGCTACCCCTACTCCAGCAGTAACTAACTTTGCCATTGCAGGAGAAGAAGGAACAGAAGAGGTGAAAAACTCTCAAATGCGTAAAGCAATTGCGCGTAGTTTAGGTAATTCTAAATTCAGCGCTCCTCATTTCTACTTAAACATTGAAGTAGATATGGAAAATGCTATCGCGTCTCGTAAAATGATTAATGCTATTCCAGATACTAAAGTATCTTTTAATGATATGGTGGTAAAAGCTAGTGCAATGGCATTAAGAAAGCATCCTCAAGTAAATACTTCTTGGACAGATGAAACTACTAAATACCATAAACATATTAATGTTGGTGTTGCCGTAGCTGTAGATGAAGGATTAGTTGTTCCTGTGGTTAAGCATACCGATGCATTAACTCTTACTCAAATTGGAGGTTCTGTTAAAGATTTAGCTGGTAAAGCTCGTAATAAAAAAATTACGCCTGCAGAAATGCAAGGAAGTACTTTTACAGTATCTAACTTAGGAATGTTTGGTATTGAAAGTTTTACGTCAATAATCAACCAACCTAACTCTGCAATTTTATCTGTTGGTGCTATTGTTGAGAAGCCTGTTGTTAAAAACGGACAAATAGTAGTAGGAAATACTATGAAGTTAACTTTAGCATGTGACCACAGAACTGTGGACGGTGCTGTAGGTGCTCAATTCTTACAAACACTAAAAACATATTTAGAAAATCCAGTTACCATGTTAGCTTAA
- the pdhA gene encoding pyruvate dehydrogenase (acetyl-transferring) E1 component subunit alpha, with amino-acid sequence MKEITKETYINWYRDMLFWRKFEDKLAAVYIQQKVRGFLHLYNGQEAVLAGALHAMDLTKDKMITAYRNHVQPIGMGEDPKRVMAELYGKATGTSQGLGGSMHIFSKEYRFYGGHGIVGGQIPLGAGLAFGDKYKGNDAVTLCYFGDGAARQGSLHETFNMAMNWKLPVIFICENNGYAMGTSVERTANHEDIWKLGLGYEMPCGPVNGMDPIAVAEAVDEAIERARRGDGPTFLEMKTYRYRGHSMSDAQHYRTKEEVEEYKKIDPITQVLDVIKEKKYATDEEIDAINKEVKDLVKECEKFAEESPFPDESILHDVVYEQKDYPFIK; translated from the coding sequence ATGAAGGAAATCACCAAAGAAACCTATATCAACTGGTATAGAGACATGCTATTTTGGAGAAAGTTTGAAGACAAACTTGCTGCGGTTTATATTCAACAAAAAGTACGAGGATTTTTACACTTATATAATGGTCAAGAAGCAGTATTAGCAGGAGCATTACATGCAATGGACTTAACCAAAGACAAAATGATTACAGCATATCGTAATCACGTTCAGCCTATTGGTATGGGAGAAGACCCAAAACGTGTAATGGCTGAATTATATGGTAAAGCAACAGGTACCTCTCAAGGTTTAGGAGGATCTATGCATATCTTTTCTAAAGAATACCGTTTTTATGGTGGTCATGGTATTGTAGGTGGACAAATTCCTTTAGGAGCTGGTTTAGCTTTCGGTGATAAATATAAAGGAAATGATGCTGTTACTTTATGCTATTTTGGTGATGGTGCAGCACGTCAAGGTTCTTTACATGAAACTTTTAACATGGCAATGAACTGGAAATTACCTGTAATTTTTATCTGCGAAAACAATGGTTATGCAATGGGAACTTCTGTTGAAAGAACTGCAAACCATGAAGATATTTGGAAATTAGGTTTAGGATATGAAATGCCTTGTGGACCTGTTAATGGAATGGATCCAATTGCTGTAGCGGAAGCTGTAGATGAGGCTATTGAAAGAGCACGTAGAGGCGACGGACCTACTTTCTTAGAAATGAAAACATATCGTTATAGAGGACACTCTATGTCTGATGCGCAACACTACCGTACTAAAGAAGAGGTAGAAGAATACAAAAAAATAGATCCTATTACTCAAGTCTTAGATGTTATCAAAGAAAAGAAATATGCTACAGATGAAGAGATAGATGCTATTAATAAAGAGGTAAAAGACTTAGTAAAAGAATGTGAGAAATTTGCTGAAGAATCTCCATTCCCAGACGAAAGCATTTTACACGATGTAGTATACGAACAAAAAGATTATCCTTTTATTAAATAA
- a CDS encoding M15 family metallopeptidase, protein MKWILSLLILSTFIVQSQNLPEGFSYVKDIAPTIQQELRYCNHNNFVGVPINGYEEDVLITSTKTANALKKVQDELLKQGFSLKIYDAYRPQTAVNHFVKWARVINDTLMKKQYYPKINKRHLFKLGYIASKSGHSRGSSVDLTIVDRTTGLELDMGSPYDFFGKQSHITFENISQKQKDNRRLLQQVMRKHGFRPYPNEWWHFTLRNEPFPKTYFDFPIK, encoded by the coding sequence ATGAAATGGATTCTTTCTTTACTTATTTTAAGCACATTTATAGTACAATCGCAAAACCTTCCCGAAGGTTTTTCATACGTAAAAGATATTGCCCCAACCATTCAGCAAGAACTACGTTATTGCAATCATAATAATTTTGTAGGAGTTCCCATTAATGGGTATGAAGAAGATGTACTTATTACTTCAACTAAAACAGCTAATGCTCTAAAAAAAGTACAAGACGAACTTCTAAAACAAGGGTTCAGTTTGAAAATATATGATGCTTATAGACCTCAAACTGCTGTAAATCATTTTGTAAAATGGGCTAGAGTTATCAATGATACTCTAATGAAAAAACAATACTATCCCAAAATTAACAAAAGACATCTATTTAAATTAGGGTATATTGCTTCTAAATCTGGCCATTCTAGGGGAAGCTCTGTTGATTTAACCATCGTAGATAGGACTACTGGTCTGGAATTAGATATGGGTAGCCCTTATGATTTTTTTGGAAAACAATCTCATATTACCTTTGAAAACATAAGTCAAAAGCAAAAGGATAACAGACGTTTATTACAGCAAGTTATGAGAAAACATGGCTTTAGGCCCTACCCGAATGAATGGTGGCATTTTACACTTCGTAATGAACCCTTTCCTAAAACCTATTTTGATTTTCCTATTAAATAA
- a CDS encoding pentapeptide repeat-containing protein, protein MKNIITLFSFLLATTFCFSQKTINASDLLRDIKNGKAVTISNATIEGILDLTYMEEALPKLPKRSKWWNNGGSNTVEKQITNKVSFVNCTFKDDVLAYIPHEKSGYTFIANFEDEVVFKDCTFEQKAMFKYSDFEQDADFSGTKFNEDSTFKYSKFERNITFQNTVFEEPATFKYADFKRFVSFKNSIFKDSAVFKYTEFNDGVSFNNVRFEEDLNIKYTKVRGEFDIKNMEVAYDIDSKYTKINGKSFSKYLLKSK, encoded by the coding sequence ATGAAAAATATAATTACACTATTTAGCTTTTTATTAGCAACAACGTTTTGCTTTTCTCAAAAAACTATTAATGCAAGTGACCTTTTAAGAGATATTAAAAACGGTAAAGCAGTAACTATCTCAAATGCTACCATTGAAGGTATTTTAGATCTTACTTATATGGAAGAAGCCTTACCTAAATTACCTAAAAGAAGTAAATGGTGGAATAATGGAGGATCAAACACTGTAGAAAAGCAAATTACCAATAAAGTATCTTTTGTTAACTGCACCTTTAAAGATGATGTATTAGCTTATATTCCTCATGAAAAAAGTGGATATACCTTTATCGCTAACTTTGAAGATGAAGTTGTATTTAAAGACTGTACATTTGAACAAAAAGCAATGTTTAAGTATTCTGATTTTGAACAAGATGCTGACTTTTCAGGAACTAAATTTAACGAAGACTCTACATTCAAATATTCTAAATTTGAAAGAAACATTACCTTTCAAAATACCGTTTTTGAAGAACCTGCAACATTTAAGTATGCTGACTTTAAGAGATTTGTAAGTTTCAAAAACTCTATTTTCAAAGACAGCGCTGTATTTAAATACACAGAGTTTAATGACGGTGTATCTTTTAACAATGTTCGCTTTGAAGAAGACTTAAATATAAAATACACCAAAGTTCGTGGTGAATTTGACATCAAAAATATGGAAGTTGCTTATGATATTGACTCTAAGTACACCAAGATAAACGGAAAAAGTTTTAGTAAATATTTACTTAAAAGCAAATAA
- a CDS encoding HU family DNA-binding protein, producing MNKSDLIDAMAADAGISKAAAKAALDSLTNNVTNTLKGGGKVALVGWGTWSVSQRAARTGRNPQTGKEIQIAAKNVVKFKAGAGLSDSVN from the coding sequence ATGAACAAATCAGATTTAATCGATGCAATGGCTGCTGACGCAGGTATTTCTAAAGCTGCTGCTAAGGCTGCATTAGATTCTTTAACTAACAATGTAACTAACACTTTAAAAGGTGGAGGTAAAGTAGCATTAGTTGGATGGGGAACATGGTCTGTATCTCAAAGAGCTGCTAGAACTGGTAGAAACCCACAAACTGGTAAAGAAATTCAAATCGCTGCTAAAAACGTTGTTAAGTTTAAAGCAGGAGCTGGTTTAAGTGATTCAGTAAACTAA
- the fmt gene encoding methionyl-tRNA formyltransferase, producing the protein MRDIRIVFMGTPDFAVTILKHLVEHNYNVVGVITAPDKPAGRGRKLNESAVKKYATSQNLPILQPKNLKNEEFQTALKEWDANLQIVVAFRMLPKSVWDMPAYGTFNLHASLLPEYRGAAPINWAIINGETKTGVTTFFIDDKIDTGEIILQKEVDIQEDETVGELHDTLMYLGADLVAATVDLIKQGNITTTKQPELEEKSAPKLYPHNCKIDWNQSLNDIYNHIRGLNPYPAAWTTIINNDEEITAKLYKVSKQIENHSLENGTLVTSKKEMKVAVKGGYLQIHQIKLSGKKLMDVHSLLNGYSFSEKAKVL; encoded by the coding sequence ATGAGAGATATTCGTATCGTTTTTATGGGAACTCCCGATTTTGCCGTTACTATACTAAAGCATTTAGTTGAACACAACTATAATGTTGTTGGAGTAATTACTGCTCCCGACAAACCAGCTGGTCGCGGAAGAAAACTAAACGAATCGGCAGTTAAAAAATATGCCACATCTCAAAACTTGCCTATTCTTCAACCAAAAAACTTAAAGAATGAAGAATTCCAGACAGCATTAAAAGAATGGGATGCTAACTTACAGATTGTAGTAGCCTTTAGAATGTTACCTAAATCTGTTTGGGACATGCCAGCATATGGTACATTTAACCTACATGCTTCCCTTTTACCAGAATATAGAGGTGCTGCTCCAATTAACTGGGCTATTATTAATGGTGAAACTAAAACTGGAGTTACCACATTCTTTATTGACGATAAAATTGATACTGGTGAAATAATCTTACAAAAAGAAGTTGATATACAAGAAGATGAAACCGTAGGTGAATTACACGATACTTTAATGTACTTAGGTGCAGATTTAGTGGCAGCAACTGTTGATTTGATAAAACAAGGAAATATAACTACTACCAAACAACCTGAACTAGAAGAAAAATCTGCTCCAAAATTGTATCCTCATAATTGTAAAATTGATTGGAACCAGTCTTTAAATGATATTTACAATCATATCCGTGGATTAAATCCTTATCCAGCTGCTTGGACTACTATTATTAATAATGATGAAGAAATAACAGCCAAACTATATAAGGTATCTAAACAAATTGAAAATCATTCATTAGAAAACGGTACACTTGTTACTTCTAAAAAGGAAATGAAAGTAGCAGTTAAAGGCGGATATCTTCAAATACATCAAATTAAACTCTCAGGAAAAAAATTAATGGATGTTCATAGCTTATTAAATGGATATAGCTTTTCTGAAAAGGCAAAAGTGCTGTAA
- a CDS encoding ATP-dependent DNA helicase RecQ: MLDKALKILNDYWGYSSFRPVQEQIIKAVLQKKDTIALLPTGGGKSLCFQIPALYFEGVCIVVSPLIALMEDQVQNLTDKGVKACTIPSGSSQNDLITLFDNIRFGNYKFLYLSPERLQSKFIQEKIKQLNVSIIAIDEAHCISEWGHDFRPSYRNIRTLKNIHPEAPIIALTATATPKVIKDISDVLSIDNASIYKQSFYRDNLAYQVFYTEDKLYRLVQIFTKTKAPAIVYVNSRKKTKDISAYLNAKGFKSTYYHGGLSSVEKKVAFNQWFSEETPIIVATNAFGMGIDKPNVKVVVHLYLPSSMENYIQEAGRGGRNGEKAFSVVLTNKSDIELTRELQTTSLPTLKDIKTVHQKLYQHFQIAKGEYIESSFDFNTLAFCNKYNFSPNKAHTVLQILINNGIIQLENTFNQRSTVQFLVAPYQLKNNKIIQVIMRLYGGVFDQETKIDEFLIAKKLNCTSWSIIEELERLATNETIIYKKATNNSQLYFLFPREDDKTINRISKDLNTFLSQKKQKTKDLLFFIENDTICRSQQLLHYFGENSSLKCGQCDVCLKEKKSNIEEKHIISLLEKHITLSSREICELLHTKEENILILLRLLLSEEKITLNSFNKYTLI, encoded by the coding sequence ATGTTGGATAAAGCCTTAAAAATATTAAATGATTATTGGGGATATAGTTCTTTTAGACCTGTACAAGAGCAAATAATAAAAGCTGTTTTACAAAAAAAAGACACCATTGCTTTACTACCAACAGGAGGAGGAAAATCTTTATGTTTCCAAATTCCTGCATTGTATTTTGAAGGTGTTTGCATCGTGGTTTCTCCTTTAATTGCTTTAATGGAAGATCAAGTACAAAATCTTACTGATAAAGGTGTTAAGGCTTGTACTATTCCTTCTGGAAGCTCACAAAATGATTTAATTACTCTTTTTGATAATATTCGTTTTGGTAATTATAAGTTTTTATACCTTTCTCCTGAAAGACTACAATCTAAATTCATTCAGGAGAAAATTAAACAGCTCAACGTTTCAATAATTGCAATAGATGAGGCGCATTGTATCTCTGAATGGGGACATGACTTCCGACCATCTTATCGTAACATCCGTACCTTAAAAAACATTCACCCAGAAGCCCCTATTATTGCTTTAACAGCTACCGCAACACCTAAAGTTATAAAAGATATTTCTGATGTTCTTAGCATAGATAATGCTTCTATATACAAACAATCCTTTTATAGAGATAATTTGGCTTATCAAGTTTTTTATACAGAAGATAAACTGTATCGTTTAGTTCAAATTTTCACAAAAACAAAGGCACCCGCTATTGTTTATGTCAATTCTAGAAAAAAAACTAAAGATATTAGCGCTTATTTAAATGCTAAAGGATTTAAAAGTACTTATTATCACGGTGGACTATCCTCTGTTGAAAAAAAAGTTGCCTTTAACCAGTGGTTTTCAGAAGAAACTCCTATCATCGTTGCTACCAATGCTTTTGGAATGGGAATTGACAAGCCCAATGTAAAAGTTGTGGTTCACTTATACCTACCTTCCTCTATGGAAAATTATATTCAAGAAGCTGGTAGAGGTGGTAGAAATGGAGAGAAGGCTTTTTCTGTTGTACTCACTAATAAAAGTGATATTGAATTAACTAGAGAGCTACAAACGACTTCCCTTCCTACTTTAAAGGACATAAAAACAGTTCATCAAAAACTATATCAACATTTTCAAATTGCAAAAGGTGAATATATCGAAAGCTCTTTTGATTTTAACACCTTGGCTTTCTGTAATAAATACAACTTCTCTCCAAACAAAGCACATACAGTACTTCAAATTTTAATCAATAATGGCATTATTCAGTTAGAAAACACTTTTAACCAGCGATCTACTGTACAGTTTTTGGTTGCTCCATATCAATTAAAGAACAATAAGATTATACAAGTTATAATGAGATTATATGGAGGTGTTTTTGATCAAGAGACTAAAATTGATGAATTTTTAATTGCTAAAAAACTAAATTGTACCTCTTGGTCCATTATTGAAGAATTAGAGCGTTTAGCTACAAACGAGACAATTATATATAAAAAAGCAACTAATAATAGTCAATTGTATTTCCTATTCCCGAGAGAGGATGACAAAACTATCAATAGAATTTCTAAAGATTTAAACACATTTCTTTCTCAAAAAAAACAAAAAACAAAAGACCTACTTTTTTTTATTGAAAATGATACGATTTGTAGAAGTCAACAGCTTCTACATTATTTTGGAGAAAATTCTTCTTTAAAATGTGGTCAATGTGATGTTTGTTTAAAGGAGAAAAAATCTAACATCGAAGAAAAGCATATTATTTCTCTTCTAGAAAAGCATATAACCTTAAGCTCAAGAGAAATCTGTGAATTACTTCATACAAAAGAAGAAAACATTTTAATACTTTTGCGTTTATTACTATCTGAAGAAAAAATAACTTTAAATTCTTTTAATAAATACACCTTAATATAA
- a CDS encoding ATP-binding protein, whose product MQQKVVLIGGPGTGKSSILRELIKRGYECMPEISREVTLKAQKEGIDQLFLTQPLLFSQMLLEGREQQYLDAVKSNSEIVFFDRGIPDVHAYMNYLGSEYPSMYKEKSSKYLYDKVFMLAPWEEIYVSDNERYETFEQAVKIDTFLRDAYQEIGYTIVNVPFGTVKERCDFILQSL is encoded by the coding sequence ATGCAACAAAAAGTAGTTTTAATTGGTGGGCCTGGAACTGGTAAGTCTTCTATTCTTAGAGAACTTATCAAAAGAGGATATGAATGTATGCCAGAAATTTCTAGGGAAGTAACTTTAAAGGCTCAAAAAGAAGGAATTGATCAATTATTTTTGACCCAACCTTTGTTATTTAGTCAAATGTTATTAGAAGGAAGAGAACAACAATATTTAGACGCAGTTAAAAGTAATTCGGAAATTGTTTTTTTCGATAGAGGGATTCCTGATGTACATGCCTACATGAATTATTTAGGTTCTGAGTACCCTTCTATGTATAAAGAAAAGAGTAGCAAATACCTATATGACAAGGTGTTTATGTTAGCGCCTTGGGAAGAGATTTATGTTTCAGATAATGAACGTTACGAAACCTTTGAACAAGCCGTAAAAATAGATACTTTTTTAAGAGATGCTTATCAAGAAATTGGATATACTATTGTAAATGTTCCTTTTGGAACTGTAAAAGAACGTTGTGATTTTATTTTACAGTCGTTATAA
- a CDS encoding DUF493 family protein — MTKREEFYKKLKEKLDNTTKFPSNYLYKFIVPADGDQVEQVKGLFDKGGAVITTKKSKTGKYISVSINLKVKSSDEVISYYKEAEVIEGIISL; from the coding sequence ATGACCAAAAGAGAAGAGTTTTATAAGAAATTAAAGGAGAAGTTAGATAATACAACAAAATTTCCATCTAATTACTTATATAAATTTATTGTGCCGGCAGACGGAGATCAGGTAGAACAAGTTAAAGGTTTGTTTGATAAGGGAGGAGCAGTTATCACTACTAAAAAATCTAAAACAGGAAAGTACATTAGTGTATCTATAAATCTTAAGGTTAAGAGTTCAGATGAAGTTATTTCTTATTATAAAGAAGCAGAAGTAATTGAAGGTATAATTTCACTATAA
- a CDS encoding peptidylprolyl isomerase: protein MKKGIVLITSLMFCVAVFAQKSEVLLTVNDEPVFVDEFRQVYEKNLDLVEDEASKSIDNYLELYINYKLKVKEAYDLKLDTISSYRKELEGYKKQLLTPYLQDKSFIDRLIKEAYERSKFDVKASHILIRVPKHILPQDTLSYYNRIVEARKRIVNGAGFEAVAKEVSEDPSVVANAGDLGYFNVFKMVYPFEDASYTTKVRGLSKPFRTKFGYHIVKVFDKRPSKGAFEVAHILLRDKVKLDSIYKIIKEGKASFEDVAKEISEDKVSAQNGGKLKKFGTGDMVENFEQTVLSLKEENEISKPFKTEFGWHIVKLLKRYPVASFEEVKPSIEKKVRNSSRIKLSDKAMLDRLKAEYTIKVYEKALQPFDHKVIDVEADNNLSKILLVINDKKIQQIEFYKFIKNKRNHFDKKSFNDFKDFEVLNYFKDNLIQTNKDFRNIYLEYKEGLLLFELMQRKIWNESTSNKAGLEKFYEENKTKYNKELSEIRGIVISDYQKAIEDKWIKELRNNNIVKVKKRALKKLKKSYKKT, encoded by the coding sequence ATGAAAAAAGGTATTGTATTAATTACTAGTTTAATGTTTTGTGTGGCAGTATTTGCTCAAAAGAGTGAAGTATTGTTAACTGTAAATGATGAACCTGTTTTTGTAGATGAGTTCAGACAAGTTTATGAGAAAAACTTAGATTTAGTAGAAGACGAAGCGTCGAAAAGTATTGATAATTATTTAGAACTTTATATCAATTACAAATTAAAGGTAAAAGAAGCTTACGATCTTAAATTAGATACAATATCCAGTTATAGGAAAGAATTGGAAGGGTATAAAAAGCAATTGTTGACCCCTTATTTGCAAGACAAGTCATTTATTGATCGATTAATAAAGGAAGCTTATGAAAGATCAAAATTTGATGTAAAGGCGAGCCATATTTTAATTAGAGTTCCGAAACATATTTTACCTCAAGATACCTTAAGCTATTATAACAGAATAGTAGAAGCTCGTAAAAGAATAGTAAATGGAGCAGGTTTTGAAGCTGTGGCAAAAGAAGTTTCAGAAGATCCATCTGTTGTTGCAAATGCTGGAGATTTAGGATATTTTAATGTTTTTAAAATGGTATATCCTTTTGAAGATGCTAGTTATACAACCAAAGTGAGAGGGCTTTCTAAACCTTTTAGAACTAAGTTTGGGTATCACATTGTAAAGGTTTTTGATAAAAGACCATCCAAAGGAGCTTTTGAAGTAGCACATATCCTGCTAAGAGATAAAGTAAAATTAGATTCAATTTATAAAATAATAAAAGAAGGAAAAGCGAGTTTTGAAGATGTAGCTAAAGAAATTTCAGAAGATAAAGTAAGTGCTCAAAATGGGGGTAAACTCAAAAAGTTTGGTACGGGTGATATGGTAGAGAACTTTGAGCAAACTGTTCTGAGTTTGAAAGAGGAAAATGAAATTTCTAAACCATTTAAAACTGAATTTGGATGGCATATTGTAAAATTACTGAAAAGGTATCCTGTAGCATCTTTTGAAGAGGTAAAACCGAGTATAGAAAAGAAAGTACGTAATTCGAGTAGAATTAAGCTTTCAGATAAAGCAATGTTAGATCGTTTGAAAGCTGAATATACAATTAAGGTTTATGAAAAAGCTTTGCAACCTTTTGACCATAAAGTAATAGATGTTGAAGCAGATAATAATTTGTCAAAAATATTGTTAGTTATAAATGACAAGAAAATTCAGCAAATAGAGTTTTATAAATTCATCAAAAACAAGAGAAACCATTTTGATAAAAAATCATTTAATGATTTTAAAGACTTTGAGGTTCTGAACTATTTTAAAGATAATTTGATTCAAACAAATAAAGATTTTAGAAATATCTATTTAGAATATAAAGAGGGATTATTACTTTTTGAATTAATGCAGCGTAAAATATGGAATGAATCAACGAGTAATAAAGCTGGATTAGAAAAGTTTTATGAAGAGAATAAAACAAAGTATAATAAAGAGTTATCAGAAATAAGAGGAATTGTAATAAGTGATTATCAAAAAGCTATTGAAGATAAGTGGATAAAGGAATTGAGAAATAACAACATTGTAAAAGTTAAAAAAAGAGCGCTTAAGAAATTAAAAAAATCATATAAAAAGACCTAG